GTAATCTTTAGACTGGCAGAAAACCTGAAAGAAGGCGGATATTTTCTGATAATCTATCAGGAGGGAGAGGAGAAGTACACTTCCCATATGGAGATCAAAGGTGAAGAGACGGAGAGGATAGTTTACAGGTACAGACGCAATGTTATCCGTAAGTCATTCGAAGGCGCAGGGTTTTCATTTGAGAAGGAGATCAGACTTCCGGCAGGGCTGATTATTACCAACTGGTGCGGCCTTATCTTCAGAAAAAGGTGAACCGGAATTTCGGTCAGGTATATCACAATAACCGGAAAATCATAATATCTCCGGGGCAGATATTATTCTGACAATTCATACACATGCTGATTATATATCATATCTTCTCCGGAATACTGCTCGGCCTTCTCTTTGCTTTCATTTTCAGAGAGAAAAAAGCAATCATATTCTGCACATTCGGAAGCATACTTCCCGATCTTGTGGATAAGCCGCTTGGCCATCTGATATTTGCAGAAAGTATAGGTCACGGCAGGATATTCTTCCATACACTGACCTTCTTCTTCCTGATGCTCATCACAGGGATTGTAATATACAGGATTTATTCAGACAGGACTGTTCTTTATATCTCCGCCGGGATGCTGCTTCATCAGCTGACAGACTCAATGTTTTTTAACATTCAGGACTGGTTATGGCCCTTCCTTGGAGATTTCACAAAGGGAAATTATGAACCGGCAGCATACTTCATACATTCACTTATCAAAGAACTCTCTTCATTTTCCGAATGGACATTCTTTCTCTTATCAGCAGCCATACTCATCTCGGCGGGATATCTTGAATTTATTGCAGGTGACAGATGCAGATTCCGGCTGAAAACCACCGGATATATCGCCTTTGCAGGATCTCTCACCATGGCTATGGTATCAGCTGCCGGATTTGGCAGCATTTTTGTTTATAATCCTGACGGAATATTCTATGCCACCTTTACACTTTTTGCAGCCGGAATATTCCTTGTACTGGCAGGAGATAATGCAGAGGAAGTTATCCGCAGAGGATAGCCACAGCTAAAATTCCGGCATTCATAAACGAATACAGAGCGGCCGCATTTGCAGACAGGCACAGAACCGGAAAACTGACTGTGGATGAAAGACCGGGAGAGAACCGCATCTGCAGGCAACAGGAAAAACCAAAAAATAACTTTGCGTAGAAGAGAAGAAAACCCAAGGTCAGAATTATATTCTCTTACGGCAAATTCCGGAGTATAAAATGTCTGAAAACAGAATACAAAAAAGAAGAGGAGATTGCAGAAGGAAAAGTTTCAGCTCATTTCTGCTATTCACAGGGCTGATAATTCTTCTGTTGTCTGCCGGATGTACGGGCAGAGAGGAATCCGGATACGATGAAGGATCAATAGAGATCTCTTCGGAAAACCCCTGCTGGTCACCGGTAATTTCATCCATTGTAGGAATTGACATTACACCTCATTATACAGGAGATGCGGAGGAGATCAGATACCACTGCCACGCTTCCGGAGGGACTTTTCTTATCTGGAATGAACCGGATTACAGAATTATAAATTTCGGAAATGATGCAGTAACCAGAGAAAGCACATTATGGTGGAGTTACACCGGCACGGAAGAGAATACAACGAATAATAATTCCGGAGATGAAAAGATTACAATATCAATAGAGGCGATATCCACAGATTCGGGAACTGTTCTTGCAGAAAAAGAGTACTTAATAGAGAATGTTAATTCAACATACTGCCTAAAAAATACCTGACAGCCGATATTTAAATCATCAAAGAGGAAAAAAAATCTGTCATCCGGAGATTCCGGATGATAAACAGGAAATTGCCCGTGAAGCAATGCCACTTCCCGTTCATTCACTCTCAGGCTGCATCAGCAACTATTACACCATACCTGTAAGGCTTTGTTACATCAAGCCACCCGGATGCTGAATCCTGCGGAAGTTCAGCACCAATACTGTCAGAAGTAGCCTCATTTACTGTAATGGATCTCGTCTTATACGGCATGCCTGAAGCATACACATCACCAAGGGTCCTGGGTATAAATCCGGAACTTACAGAACCTGTATTATAGGCAAAAAAAGTGGCCCGCAGGATCTGAAGGGATTCACTCTCATCAGGCTTTTCTCCGGGCAAAAATGAAGCTCTGCCGGTAGAATCAACTTCTAAATTTAACTTCAGTTTCCCGGCAGCCGCATCTTCCGAGGATGTCAGTTCAAATACAAGGTCATCAGTTCCGGATTCCGGCAGGATTACAGTCGCACTACCCTCATCTCCGGAAAACATGGCAGTTTCAGCCGGATTTACAGAAGAGTCAGCCACAGTAACCTCCACAGCAGGCATAATTACCGTTGGAACAGGAGTGGATACAGTTTCAGTTACAACTTCCACCGGAGCAGCAGTACTCTCTTCATATGGGGTTGCAGCGGCTGTCACTGCCTCAGATGCAGAACCTGTACCGCCGGAGGAGCTGCTGCCGGAACCTGAAACAGGACGGGTTTTGTCAAGATACCAGTAATAGCCGTCTATATCGGTGATTATCTCTCCGTCATTCATAATCTCAAAACTGGCTTCGTTATCAACCGCCTCCGGTTCAGAATCACCCTCAGTCATGTAGATAATTCCTGACCGGACAAGGTATTTCCCGTAAAAGACTACTTCTTCGCCCTCAACCACTTCCCATTTCCCGTCAGGATAAAAGATAATTCCTGCACCAGGACCTGCTTCTCCCAGATAATAATAACCTGAAAATTCAGTATCCCGGGCCTCGCCCTGCGTAAAGAGAGGAGGCGGGTTGCTTACCATACCAAAGCACCCGGCAGAGATTCCGGATATAAAGAGCATCACTACCAGAAGAAAAGGAAGCGAACTACGCCCGGGTTTCGCAGTGATAAATCCCGATATATCTGTTAAAAATTCTTTTAAAGTTCCCGGATTAAATTTCATAATAAAAAAGATGTCCATAGTCATAACACCCCATTAAAACCGTGGTTGCGATGCCATAGGATCTACGAAATCATAATCCGAATAGGAGTACATCCGGTTGCCATAAAGAACCAGATCAAGAGCGCCCAGGAGAATTACCAGAACAATCCATAATGCAAAGAATATGGCATAATTCTTAACTGAAGGGGCAGTAAACTCTTTCTCACCGGAATTTACCATCTTAGAGAGTTTATAGGCGTCATAGGTGGCCCAGAGCATAGGGATTATCATGACAATCCCTAAAAAGTACCCAATGATCAGAGTTCCGGCAATGAAGATAAGGCCTCTCTTCTGCTCACCTGCATAAGTCTGCCCAAGTCCGGGGAAGAAAAAAGAAGCAACAGCCGCAATAAGCGGATTTCTTAGATCTCCACCAGATGAGGCCTTTCCGGCCTGCGGAGGAGTGTGAACTACAGGAGGCGCCTCATACACCTTTGGAGTTTCAGCCTCATAACCGGCCTTATGCTCATCGGCATTAACTTTGTTAACAGTTACATCAGGAGAACGGGACACAGGCGCTGAAACTTCAGGTTCAGCATGATGAACCGCCGCCTCTTCTCTTTCCGGGGACTGATGAATAACAGCTCCGGAGTCCTCATTAGTAATACCTGAAGCACCAGATTCAACCTTAGCACCACAATTTTTACAGAATCTGGCGCCTTCACTTATTTTTGCTCCGCACTGTTCACAAAATGCCATAAGAAATCAACCTTCCCAACCCGTTTAAGGTAAAAATTCCTATGAACACCATTTAATATAATAGTTTGGACAGATTTTTAAAAAAATTCCCTTCATATTAACCAGGAATAATAAATCCATCACATTAATCAGGAATAATAAATTAAAAATAGCATGTAACGGACAGATAAACAGATCATCATTATTATTCAGAGGGTTAATAAGTTATTAGATCAGTGAGTTCATTAATAATAACAAAATAATAACAAATAAAAATCTTATAAACCCAGTGGAGAAATAAATGGAATTTACAGATGAACCGGATATTTACGGGGAAGGCACTTTTTTTGCAGACAATACAGGAAATATAATCTCAGTCTCCGAATCATTCTGTAATTTAACAGGGTACTCACATGAAGAACTAGCTGATAAAAATATCTCGGATATCATCACCCGGATTTTAGGGGATGAATATTTTTTTAATTTTAAAACCGGCATTTCTCCGGATAAAAAGCGATCAGATATTCTTTTACGGAAGAAAGACAGCTCAGAGATCTGGCTCAGAACAAATGCATACAGAATGTCTGAATGCTGTATCAGATATATTACAACCGATATCACAGACCTTAAGGAGAAAAAAGAGGAACTGATAAACTCCAAAAATATACTTGAAACAATATTTGACAATATCCCGTGCGGCATGGTCATAATAGGTGAGGACTACAGAATCCACAGTGTAAATAAAAAAACCTGCGAAATCACAGGTTACTCTTCTGAAGAACTGACGGGAGAATTCTGCGATATTATATGCCCCAAGGGAAAAGAATCAAAGGAATGTCCCATATGGGAGAAAAATAAGAAATCCTTTGACGGAATGGAGACTGCTGTAAAATGCAAAGGGGGATACAGAAATCCGGTTTTAAAAAATGCAGAACTGGTACAGTTAGACAGCAGAAATTATATCCTTGAGATCTTTCAGGATTTATCGGTACTGAAAGAAGCGGAGAACCGGTTAAGGAGAAGTGAGATCAGGTACAGGGAACTTTTTCAGAACAGCCCTACAGGCATCCTCCTCATTGACAGAGACGGGGAGATCATTGATATGAACCCTGCTGCTGTAAAGATTTACGGATCACCCTCTCCTGAAGAGACAAGAAGCAGGATAAATGTACTAAATCACCCGCAGCTTAAAAAAACCGCTGAAAAATTCAGGGAATGCCTCTCAGAAGATAAAATAATTTCATATGAGGAATATTACACTACAATATGGGGCAGGAAACTCTACCTGAGATACGATGCCTCACAAAACCACGATGAGTTTAACACCATAAGGGACGTCACAGTTAATGTCCAGGATTTAACTGACAGGAAAAAAGATGAGACAGAACTTGAGGAAAAAAATGAAATCCTGCGTGAACTGAATGAAAAACTGACACTGACCGAAGAGGAGATGATAGAGCAGCTTTATGAGATAACAGAGATGCAGAAGGCACTGACACTGTCAAACAAAAAATTAAATATACTCTCGGCAATTACAAGGCACGACATACTAAATCAGATAACAGTGCTCAGGGGTTATCTCGAACTTGCTTCAGAATCAAAAGATTATGCCAGTTCTAAGATTTTTTTCGATAAAATGGATTCTGCCGCTGAGAGAATTCAGAACCAGATTGAGTTTACCGGGGATTATGAGGAACTGGGCATAAGTGAACCGAAATGGCATAAAATATCAGATGTCATCAGAAAACTCCGGAACAAAAAAATAGCTGTAAAAAACAGATGCGGAGAACTCGAAATCTTTGCAGATTCAATGCTTGAGAAGGTTTTTTACAATCTGATGGACAATTCCATCCGCTATGCCGGAGAATCAGCAGAGATAACCCTGACCTGTAAAATATGCAGTTCCGGTGCGAAAGTTTACTGGATGGACAATGGCACAGGAGTGCCAAATGAAGAAAAAGAGAAGATATTCCAGAGAGGTGTCGGGAAGAACACAGGATTTGGACTTTTTCTAATCCGGGAGATTCTCTCCATAACAGATATTGAAATTCAGGAAACCGGAGTTTACGGCGAAGGGGCCTGTTTTGAGATAACTGTCCCGAAGGATAAATACCGCTGGTGAATGCCTATTTTTCCGGGAAACTGTAAAATGTCTGAATGTCAGTACACAAAGATTAAAAACACAGATCGATATCAAATAGAATTATTTTTCTATTATAAGAATCAATCTTAGATTGCAGGTTGATTCCCCCCGCAACCTGCTTTCTTTTTAACAGAGAATATTATTCTGTATCTGCCTGTTTCCGGATATATTATTTAAGGATCAATAAACTTACAGGACTTAAGAACTACAGAAAGGTACCTAAAAGATGCAGACTTCAGATTTAAGCAGATACTTACTGCTGATTTACATAATAATCAATATAATTTCCTTTTTCCTCTTTGCATATGACAAAAGGAGAGCAAAAAAAGAGGCCTGGAGAATAAAAGAGAGCACTCTCCTGGCATCTGCCTTTTTCGGAC
The sequence above is a segment of the Methanoplanus limicola DSM 2279 genome. Coding sequences within it:
- a CDS encoding metal-dependent hydrolase is translated as MLIIYHIFSGILLGLLFAFIFREKKAIIFCTFGSILPDLVDKPLGHLIFAESIGHGRIFFHTLTFFFLMLITGIVIYRIYSDRTVLYISAGMLLHQLTDSMFFNIQDWLWPFLGDFTKGNYEPAAYFIHSLIKELSSFSEWTFFLLSAAILISAGYLEFIAGDRCRFRLKTTGYIAFAGSLTMAMVSAAGFGSIFVYNPDGIFYATFTLFAAGIFLVLAGDNAEEVIRRG
- a CDS encoding zinc ribbon domain-containing protein, with the translated sequence MAFCEQCGAKISEGARFCKNCGAKVESGASGITNEDSGAVIHQSPEREEAAVHHAEPEVSAPVSRSPDVTVNKVNADEHKAGYEAETPKVYEAPPVVHTPPQAGKASSGGDLRNPLIAAVASFFFPGLGQTYAGEQKRGLIFIAGTLIIGYFLGIVMIIPMLWATYDAYKLSKMVNSGEKEFTAPSVKNYAIFFALWIVLVILLGALDLVLYGNRMYSYSDYDFVDPMASQPRF
- a CDS encoding PAS domain-containing sensor histidine kinase, whose protein sequence is MEFTDEPDIYGEGTFFADNTGNIISVSESFCNLTGYSHEELADKNISDIITRILGDEYFFNFKTGISPDKKRSDILLRKKDSSEIWLRTNAYRMSECCIRYITTDITDLKEKKEELINSKNILETIFDNIPCGMVIIGEDYRIHSVNKKTCEITGYSSEELTGEFCDIICPKGKESKECPIWEKNKKSFDGMETAVKCKGGYRNPVLKNAELVQLDSRNYILEIFQDLSVLKEAENRLRRSEIRYRELFQNSPTGILLIDRDGEIIDMNPAAVKIYGSPSPEETRSRINVLNHPQLKKTAEKFRECLSEDKIISYEEYYTTIWGRKLYLRYDASQNHDEFNTIRDVTVNVQDLTDRKKDETELEEKNEILRELNEKLTLTEEEMIEQLYEITEMQKALTLSNKKLNILSAITRHDILNQITVLRGYLELASESKDYASSKIFFDKMDSAAERIQNQIEFTGDYEELGISEPKWHKISDVIRKLRNKKIAVKNRCGELEIFADSMLEKVFYNLMDNSIRYAGESAEITLTCKICSSGAKVYWMDNGTGVPNEEKEKIFQRGVGKNTGFGLFLIREILSITDIEIQETGVYGEGACFEITVPKDKYRW
- a CDS encoding DUF1294 domain-containing protein produces the protein MQTSDLSRYLLLIYIIINIISFFLFAYDKRRAKKEAWRIKESTLLASAFFGPFGAYSAMKIFRHKTQKKKFYLVPTFLLIHLSLIAMIIAGYL